From a single Candidatus Binatia bacterium genomic region:
- a CDS encoding TIGR03619 family F420-dependent LLM class oxidoreductase, protein MKAGIYLRNMGPQSERSMLLACAQAAEDAGLDDLFVADHIAIPPDDAEGSGGRYLDPLATLAFLAGATRRIGLGTGVLVLPYRPPLATAKWVATIQELSGGRLRLGVGAGWMAAEFRAVGVPRERRGRITDATLAFLRECFARDEVERNGQRFLFLPRPERPPILVGGAPPHALRRAIEYGDAWMPTGGDVGRLREAVDELRSLAAAAGKPTPDVVLVTSLPLGDEERTAEKIGELAAIGVSEVVHGWRYGSVEEFTDAARTLARIVQQAAPQA, encoded by the coding sequence ATGAAGGCCGGCATCTACCTACGCAACATGGGACCGCAGTCCGAACGCTCGATGCTGCTCGCGTGCGCGCAAGCGGCGGAGGACGCCGGCCTCGACGATCTCTTCGTCGCCGACCACATCGCGATCCCGCCCGACGACGCCGAGGGCTCGGGCGGCCGCTACCTCGACCCGCTCGCGACGCTCGCCTTCCTCGCCGGCGCGACGCGACGGATCGGCCTCGGCACGGGCGTCCTCGTCCTGCCCTATCGTCCGCCGCTCGCGACCGCGAAGTGGGTCGCGACCATCCAGGAGCTGTCGGGAGGACGCTTGCGGCTCGGCGTCGGCGCGGGCTGGATGGCGGCCGAGTTCCGCGCGGTCGGCGTGCCGCGCGAGCGTCGCGGACGCATCACGGATGCGACGCTCGCGTTCCTGCGCGAGTGCTTCGCGCGCGACGAGGTCGAGCGGAACGGGCAGCGCTTCCTCTTCCTGCCGCGACCCGAGCGACCGCCGATCCTGGTCGGCGGCGCGCCGCCGCACGCGCTGCGGCGCGCGATCGAGTACGGCGACGCCTGGATGCCGACCGGCGGCGACGTCGGTCGGCTGCGCGAAGCGGTCGACGAGCTGCGCAGCCTCGCCGCTGCGGCCGGCAAGCCGACGCCCGACGTCGTGCTCGTCACCTCGCTGCCGCTCGGCGACGAGGAGCGCACCGCGGAGAAGATCGGGGAGCTCGCCGCGATCGGCGTCTCCGAGGTCGTGCACGGCTGGCGCTACGGCAGCGTCGAGGAGTTCACGGACGCCGCCCGCACGCTGGCGCGGATCGTGCAGCAGGCTGCGCCGCAGGCGTAG
- a CDS encoding methylated-DNA--[protein]-cysteine S-methyltransferase gives MSVARGHDENRAEDRKDRAEDRALRELLATPTPTRPSAASPLRLVATRDEASIVERLLPQTDIAASETGIRRLALGSGRIDAPTRAARRLAEQARDEIAQYLRGERSWFDVAVDLGAAQPFQREVLRAASEIPLGEVRTYAWIAARIGKPGAVRAVGNALGANPVPLLVPCHRVVRSDGTMGGYSFGSIDVKRQLLLLERATPALVGCTSTRIVCRRGCRYERRVAETNRIVVASVAEARAIGYRPCAVCRPTDATGVRAAGASW, from the coding sequence GTGAGCGTTGCACGAGGCCACGACGAGAATCGCGCGGAAGATCGGAAAGATCGGGCGGAAGACCGCGCGCTGCGCGAGCTCCTCGCCACACCGACGCCGACGCGGCCGTCCGCGGCGTCGCCGCTGCGGCTCGTCGCCACCCGCGACGAAGCGAGCATCGTCGAGCGGCTGCTGCCGCAGACCGACATCGCGGCGAGCGAGACGGGCATCCGCCGCCTCGCGCTCGGCAGCGGGCGCATCGACGCGCCGACCCGCGCCGCGCGCCGCCTCGCCGAGCAGGCGCGCGACGAGATCGCGCAGTACCTGCGCGGCGAGCGCAGCTGGTTCGACGTCGCGGTCGACCTCGGCGCGGCGCAGCCGTTCCAGCGCGAGGTGCTGCGCGCGGCGAGCGAGATCCCGCTCGGCGAGGTGCGTACCTACGCGTGGATCGCCGCGCGGATCGGCAAGCCGGGCGCCGTGCGCGCGGTCGGCAACGCGCTCGGCGCGAACCCCGTGCCGCTGCTCGTGCCCTGCCACCGTGTCGTGCGCAGCGACGGCACCATGGGCGGCTACAGCTTCGGCTCGATCGACGTCAAGCGACAGCTCCTGCTGCTCGAGCGCGCGACGCCGGCGCTCGTCGGCTGCACGTCGACGCGGATCGTGTGCCGGCGCGGCTGCCGCTACGAGCGCCGCGTCGCCGAGACCAACCGCATCGTCGTCGCGTCGGTCGCCGAGGCGCGCGCGATCGGCTACCGGCCGTGCGCCGTGTGCCGTCCGACCGACGCGACCGGCGTTCGCGCCGCCGGCGCATCGTGGTAG
- a CDS encoding TetR/AcrR family transcriptional regulator has protein sequence MALATLPKRLTRPEAAEETRRRVLDAARAVFLRNGFHGTTVDAVAAEAGFTKGAVYSRFASKADLFLALYEERQKQRALVFAKIPRRARREDLQRAIAESWTRVLQEDRDWLLLLIEFWTYAARDDELRQRFAKLHEETRRNIARSIEEGAKAFGDELALPSEEIALAHMALGNGFALEVLLDPTRVEAYQRANLALARGMREQPSAAAKRRKEPRR, from the coding sequence ATGGCGCTCGCGACCCTTCCCAAGCGGCTCACCCGGCCCGAGGCGGCCGAGGAAACACGGCGACGCGTGCTCGACGCCGCACGCGCCGTCTTCCTGCGCAACGGCTTCCACGGCACGACGGTCGACGCCGTCGCGGCGGAGGCCGGCTTCACCAAGGGCGCGGTGTACTCGCGCTTCGCGAGCAAGGCGGACCTGTTCCTGGCGCTCTACGAGGAGCGCCAGAAGCAGCGCGCGCTCGTCTTCGCCAAGATCCCACGACGCGCTCGTCGCGAAGACCTGCAGCGCGCGATCGCCGAGTCCTGGACGCGCGTGCTGCAAGAGGATCGCGACTGGCTGCTGCTGCTGATCGAGTTCTGGACCTACGCGGCGCGCGACGACGAGCTGCGCCAGCGCTTCGCGAAGCTGCACGAGGAGACGCGGCGCAACATCGCGCGCTCGATCGAGGAGGGCGCAAAGGCTTTCGGCGACGAGCTCGCGCTGCCGAGCGAAGAGATCGCGCTCGCGCACATGGCGCTCGGCAACGGCTTCGCGCTCGAGGTGCTGCTCGACCCGACGCGGGTCGAGGCCTACCAGCGCGCCAACCTGGCGCTCGCGCGCGGCATGCGCGAGCAGCCGTCGGCTGCGGCGAAGCGTCGCAAGGAGCCGCGCAGGTGA
- a CDS encoding ATP-binding protein — protein MQAPLRTMVLRYLSAVLAVAAATMVTASVPLLRDRLTFFAFWPVIFVSSWVAGVGPGVVSAALSALAVWVFLRPYETVEAPVALGVTVLVFAVAGAMAAFLTRWRQQSERELLESHERFRMLANSAPVLIWVSDAAGRRTFFNDSWLSFTGRDGAPPGDGWLDDVHPEDRERCRQAIAGAVARRAPFEVEYRLRRNDGVYRSVVERGVPRVREDEFDGHVGSCVDITEQHRARERVEAALAQAEQANRAKDAFLATVSHELRTPLSPILAWARMLRDRKLDEAQRERALEVIERNARMQAQLIEDLLDVSRIVEGRLRLNVQRVDLVQTIERAVETVRQAAEAKGVRLHADLDAPIPPLAGDASRLQQVVWNLVSNAVKFTPRGGEVRVGVRCVDSQVEILVRDTGKGISPDELPHLFERFWQADRSSTRTFGGLGLGLAIVRHLVELHGGTVEAHSEGENRGATFVVKLPIAPLAGLSGDKGYRTARYGEEPRSPETRLDGVRALVVDDEPDANEVVRTLLAQLGAEVRVAASSGQALEILSRWLPDVIVSDVGMPGEDGFALISKVRRLPGPAKRVPAIALTAYASNADRARLLAAGFQMHVAKPADPAEISAAIAAVAALAPSPGR, from the coding sequence ATGCAAGCTCCCTTGCGCACCATGGTGCTGCGCTACCTGAGCGCCGTCCTCGCGGTCGCCGCCGCGACGATGGTGACCGCGTCGGTGCCGCTGCTGCGCGACCGGCTCACCTTCTTCGCGTTCTGGCCGGTGATCTTCGTGAGCTCGTGGGTCGCGGGCGTCGGACCGGGCGTCGTCAGCGCGGCGCTGTCGGCGCTCGCGGTGTGGGTCTTCCTGCGTCCGTACGAGACGGTCGAGGCGCCGGTCGCGCTCGGCGTGACGGTGCTCGTGTTCGCGGTCGCCGGCGCCATGGCGGCGTTCCTCACCAGGTGGCGCCAGCAGTCGGAGCGTGAGCTGCTCGAGAGCCACGAGCGCTTCCGCATGCTCGCGAACTCCGCGCCGGTGCTGATCTGGGTGTCCGACGCCGCGGGCCGGCGGACGTTCTTCAACGACTCGTGGCTCTCGTTCACGGGACGCGACGGCGCGCCTCCGGGCGACGGCTGGCTCGACGACGTTCACCCCGAGGACCGCGAGCGCTGCCGGCAGGCGATCGCGGGCGCGGTCGCGCGGCGCGCACCCTTCGAGGTCGAGTACCGGCTGCGGCGCAACGACGGCGTCTACCGCTCGGTGGTCGAGCGCGGCGTGCCGCGCGTGCGCGAGGACGAGTTCGACGGCCACGTCGGATCCTGCGTCGACATCACGGAGCAGCACCGCGCGCGCGAGCGCGTCGAGGCGGCGCTCGCGCAGGCGGAGCAGGCTAACCGCGCCAAGGACGCCTTCCTCGCGACGGTGTCGCACGAGCTGCGCACGCCGCTGTCGCCGATCCTCGCCTGGGCGCGCATGCTGCGCGACCGGAAGCTCGACGAGGCCCAGCGCGAGCGCGCGCTCGAGGTGATCGAGCGCAACGCGCGCATGCAGGCGCAGCTCATCGAGGATCTGCTCGACGTGTCGCGCATCGTCGAGGGGCGGCTGCGCCTGAACGTGCAGCGCGTCGACCTCGTGCAGACGATCGAGCGCGCCGTCGAGACGGTGCGGCAGGCGGCGGAGGCGAAGGGCGTTCGTCTGCATGCCGACCTCGACGCGCCCATCCCGCCGCTCGCGGGCGACGCGAGCCGCCTGCAGCAGGTGGTCTGGAACCTGGTATCGAACGCCGTCAAGTTCACGCCGCGCGGCGGCGAGGTACGGGTCGGCGTGCGCTGCGTCGACTCGCAGGTCGAGATCCTGGTCCGCGACACCGGCAAGGGGATCTCTCCCGACGAGCTGCCGCACCTGTTCGAGCGCTTCTGGCAGGCGGATCGCTCGTCGACGCGAACGTTCGGCGGCCTCGGCCTCGGGCTCGCCATCGTGCGCCACCTCGTCGAGCTGCACGGCGGCACGGTCGAGGCGCACAGCGAGGGCGAGAACCGCGGCGCGACCTTCGTCGTCAAGCTACCAATTGCACCGCTGGCCGGTTTGTCCGGCGACAAGGGCTACCGGACCGCGCGCTACGGTGAAGAGCCCCGCTCGCCCGAGACGCGCCTCGACGGCGTGCGTGCGCTCGTCGTCGACGACGAGCCGGACGCGAACGAGGTCGTTCGCACGCTGCTCGCGCAGCTCGGCGCGGAGGTGCGCGTCGCCGCGTCGAGCGGTCAGGCGCTCGAGATCCTGTCGCGCTGGCTGCCGGACGTGATCGTGTCCGACGTCGGCATGCCGGGCGAGGACGGGTTCGCGCTGATCTCCAAGGTGCGCAGGCTGCCCGGACCGGCGAAGCGCGTGCCGGCGATCGCGCTCACCGCGTACGCGTCGAACGCGGATCGCGCGCGGCTGCTGGCAGCCGGCTTCCAGATGCACGTCGCGAAGCCCGCCGACCCCGCAGAGATCTCGGCTGCGATCGCGGCGGTGGCGGCGTTGGCGCCGTCGCCCGGACGCTAG
- a CDS encoding sigma-70 family RNA polymerase sigma factor, translated as MPGAPRSAAARRATLAPDASRDAAQDVAADAVRDAAPDATTDAALLERVARGDTEALARLAERYHDRFHRVAWRMLGNEHDAEDCVQIAFLKIHLHAAEFRARWQGSTWLYRILTNVCIDAWRKRRHEDLVAESSARSQGASVADRMDVQAALARLPAETRVVVVLRYLEDLPYEEIARVRGVTVNTVKTQLRRGKQALRRHLGGKR; from the coding sequence ATGCCCGGTGCCCCGCGCAGCGCCGCCGCACGGCGTGCGACGCTCGCGCCGGACGCGTCGCGAGACGCGGCGCAGGACGTCGCCGCGGACGCGGTCCGAGACGCAGCGCCGGACGCGACGACCGACGCGGCGCTCCTCGAGCGCGTCGCGCGCGGCGACACCGAGGCGCTCGCACGCCTCGCCGAGCGCTACCACGACCGCTTCCACCGCGTCGCGTGGCGCATGCTCGGCAACGAGCACGACGCCGAAGACTGCGTGCAGATCGCGTTTCTCAAGATCCACCTGCACGCGGCGGAGTTCCGCGCGCGCTGGCAGGGCTCGACCTGGCTCTACCGCATCCTGACCAACGTCTGCATCGACGCCTGGCGCAAGCGGCGACACGAGGACCTGGTCGCCGAGTCGAGCGCGAGGTCGCAGGGCGCTTCGGTCGCAGACCGCATGGACGTGCAGGCCGCGCTGGCTCGGCTGCCGGCCGAGACCCGCGTCGTCGTCGTGCTGCGCTACCTCGAGGATCTGCCCTACGAGGAGATCGCCCGGGTGCGCGGCGTCACCGTCAACACCGTCAAGACACAACTCCGGCGCGGCAAGCAGGCGCTGCGCCGTCACCTCGGAGGAAAGCGGTGA
- a CDS encoding PGPGW domain-containing protein, producing MAVAEPGNGWAAAFYATYRLARRIVIAVVGTTVLLLGAVLLVTPGPAFVVIPIGLGILAIEFSWARRWLKHVKQAYAGVRNAYGGAPSSSADVQRRQTCERAPREL from the coding sequence GTGGCCGTCGCCGAGCCGGGAAACGGCTGGGCTGCCGCGTTCTACGCGACCTATCGCCTCGCGCGGCGCATCGTGATCGCGGTGGTCGGCACGACCGTCCTGCTGCTCGGCGCGGTGCTGCTGGTGACGCCGGGACCGGCCTTCGTCGTGATCCCGATCGGTCTCGGCATCCTGGCGATCGAGTTCTCGTGGGCGCGGCGCTGGCTCAAGCACGTCAAGCAAGCCTACGCCGGGGTGCGAAACGCGTACGGCGGTGCGCCGTCGAGTTCCGCCGACGTACAGCGCCGCCAGACGTGCGAGCGCGCGCCGCGCGAGCTCTAG
- a CDS encoding M48 family metalloprotease: protein MARIAILLLVLSALPSCSALRPLAGASTDAVARDAVRVARLERLGRALAPAEGTRERLTFALSSRDELGAWSWPDGRVRVSRALVDLLDDDELAAVLAHELGHLLDGDGASDVPAALAGDQPRRGPEARADAIGCTLLATRGLPAEALPTMLRRLADAIAHGAAGPDPTTLLQRARVADAICSTTRAGASPSDQDAAPSASRSPGKTFDTFRTT from the coding sequence GTGGCGCGGATCGCGATCCTGCTGCTCGTCCTGTCGGCACTGCCGTCGTGCAGCGCGCTGCGTCCGCTGGCGGGCGCGTCGACCGATGCGGTCGCGCGCGACGCCGTGCGCGTCGCACGCCTCGAGCGCCTGGGACGCGCGCTCGCACCAGCGGAGGGCACGCGCGAGCGGCTCACGTTCGCGCTCTCGTCGCGCGACGAGCTCGGCGCGTGGTCGTGGCCCGACGGTCGCGTGCGGGTGAGCCGCGCGCTCGTCGACCTGCTCGACGACGACGAGCTCGCCGCGGTCCTGGCGCACGAGCTCGGCCACCTGCTCGATGGCGACGGCGCGAGCGACGTCCCCGCCGCGCTCGCCGGCGACCAGCCGCGTCGCGGACCGGAGGCGCGCGCCGACGCGATCGGCTGCACGCTGCTCGCGACGCGCGGTCTGCCTGCGGAGGCGCTCCCGACGATGCTGCGCCGACTCGCGGACGCGATCGCGCACGGCGCGGCGGGACCCGATCCGACGACGCTGCTGCAGCGCGCGCGCGTCGCGGATGCGATCTGCTCGACGACGCGCGCGGGCGCGTCGCCTTCCGATCAGGACGCCGCGCCGAGCGCGTCGCGCAGCCCGGGGAAGACCTTCGACACCTTCCGCACGACGTAG
- a CDS encoding 2-oxoglutarate and iron-dependent oxygenase domain-containing protein, producing the protein MRDASGSLPIIDVAPLVAGDAGKLEVAAAIARACRDVGFFYVVGHGVDATLQDELVDASRRFFALPVERKLEIAMERGGRAWRGYFPVGAELTSGRPDAKEGIYFGSELSADHPLVKAGTPLHGANLWPSDVPELRRTVLAYMSALTELGHALLRGIALSLELDEAYFDERYTHDPLILFRIFNYPALPADQRDAQWGVGEHTDYGLLTILKQDESGGLEVETLDGWREAPPIEGSFVCNIGDMLDRMTRGRYRSTPHRVRNRGTRDRLSFPFFFDPGWETVVRPIETCPEETPRDRRRWDGLDLQAFDGTYGDYVVRKVSKVFPGLRDALGAAS; encoded by the coding sequence GTGCGAGACGCGTCCGGGAGCCTGCCCATCATCGACGTCGCGCCGCTGGTTGCGGGCGACGCGGGAAAGCTCGAGGTCGCAGCGGCGATCGCGCGCGCCTGCCGCGACGTGGGCTTCTTCTACGTCGTCGGGCACGGCGTCGACGCGACGCTGCAGGACGAGCTGGTCGACGCGAGCCGTCGCTTCTTCGCGCTGCCGGTCGAGCGCAAGCTCGAGATCGCGATGGAGCGTGGCGGTCGCGCGTGGCGCGGCTACTTCCCGGTCGGCGCCGAGCTCACCTCCGGGCGTCCCGACGCGAAGGAAGGGATCTACTTCGGCAGCGAGCTTTCCGCCGACCATCCGCTCGTCAAAGCCGGCACGCCGCTGCACGGCGCCAACCTCTGGCCCTCCGACGTGCCCGAGCTGCGCCGCACGGTGCTCGCCTACATGAGCGCGCTGACCGAGCTCGGCCACGCGCTGCTGCGCGGCATCGCGCTCAGCCTCGAGCTCGACGAGGCGTACTTCGACGAGCGCTACACGCACGACCCGCTGATCCTGTTCCGCATCTTCAACTACCCGGCGCTGCCCGCCGATCAGCGCGATGCGCAGTGGGGCGTCGGCGAGCACACCGACTACGGCCTGCTCACCATCCTCAAGCAGGACGAGAGCGGTGGGCTCGAGGTCGAGACGCTCGACGGCTGGCGCGAGGCGCCGCCGATCGAGGGCTCGTTCGTGTGCAACATCGGCGACATGCTCGACCGCATGACGCGCGGCCGCTACCGCTCGACGCCGCATCGCGTGCGCAACCGCGGCACGCGCGACAGGCTGTCGTTTCCGTTCTTCTTCGATCCCGGCTGGGAGACGGTGGTGCGTCCGATCGAGACCTGCCCCGAGGAGACGCCGCGCGACAGACGGCGCTGGGACGGGCTCGATCTGCAGGCGTTCGACGGGACCTACGGCGACTACGTCGTGCGGAAGGTGTCGAAGGTCTTCCCCGGGCTGCGCGACGCGCTCGGCGCGGCGTCCTGA